From the genome of bacterium, one region includes:
- the dxr gene encoding 1-deoxy-D-xylulose-5-phosphate reductoisomerase: MNIVVLGGTGSIGRCSLRVIQALGFKLLGISGGKNISLLEEEARKYLPPVVAIADEKKFDELKDRLRDLPCKVLGGQEGILELASLKGADRVIIAISGAASLLPTLYAIRAGKNVCLASKEAFVLAGEILKNEAKERNVSIIPIDSEHSAIFQCISGKEKPERIILTASGGPFLNRETLNDITPEEALVHPIWMMGRRISIDSSTLMNKAFEIIEASHLFDIDIEKIDVVIHPESIVHSMVEFSDGSILAQMSVPDMSLPIAYSLTYPKRLKRMAPSLDLSKIGSLTFKKPDLKRFPSITYGYNARKIGGTMPAVLNAADEVCVSDFLEKKISFNEIFEGVKKAMSAHKPKRNPTIEEILEADAWARNYVKCLHQ; encoded by the coding sequence GTGAATATTGTAGTTTTAGGAGGAACAGGTTCAATTGGAAGGTGTTCTCTTCGGGTTATCCAGGCTTTAGGTTTCAAGCTTCTTGGAATATCGGGTGGAAAGAATATTTCCCTCCTTGAAGAAGAAGCAAGGAAGTATTTACCCCCTGTGGTTGCAATTGCTGACGAAAAGAAATTTGATGAGCTTAAAGATAGATTAAGGGATTTGCCCTGTAAGGTTCTGGGTGGACAGGAGGGAATCCTTGAGCTGGCAAGCCTTAAAGGGGCTGACCGGGTGATTATAGCCATATCTGGTGCAGCATCTTTACTTCCAACCCTTTATGCTATAAGAGCTGGGAAAAATGTCTGCCTTGCTTCAAAGGAGGCTTTTGTTTTGGCAGGTGAGATTTTAAAAAATGAGGCGAAGGAAAGGAATGTCTCAATAATTCCCATTGATTCTGAACATTCTGCCATATTCCAATGTATTTCAGGAAAGGAAAAGCCTGAGAGAATAATCCTTACCGCATCGGGTGGCCCATTTCTCAATAGAGAGACCCTGAATGATATTACCCCAGAAGAGGCTTTGGTTCATCCCATATGGATGATGGGAAGGAGGATAAGCATTGATTCTTCTACACTAATGAATAAGGCATTTGAAATAATTGAGGCATCACATTTATTTGACATAGATATTGAAAAAATAGATGTGGTAATACACCCTGAATCCATTGTTCATTCTATGGTTGAGTTCTCTGATGGCTCTATTTTGGCACAAATGTCTGTTCCAGATATGAGCCTTCCCATAGCCTATAGCCTTACATATCCAAAGAGGTTAAAGAGAATGGCGCCTTCTCTTGATCTTTCCAAGATAGGCTCACTTACATTTAAAAAGCCAGATTTGAAAAGGTTTCCATCCATTACATATGGTTATAATGCAAGAAAGATAGGGGGAACAATGCCAGCTGTCTTAAATGCCGCAGATGAGGTTTGTGTAAGTGATTTTTTAGAAAAGAAGATTTCATTTAATGAAATCTTTGAGGGGGTTAAAAAAGCAATGTCTGCTCATAAGCCCAAAAGAAACCCAACCATTGAAGAAATTTTGGAAGCAGATGCCTGGGCAAGAAATTATGTAAAATGTTTACATCAATAA